GTGGGGTTTCATTTTTTTCCACTATCCACCTGCAGGACGGTCAAAGCATGAGTGCAATCGTAGACATCATCGGGCGCGAAATTCTGGATTCGCGCGGTAACCCCACTGTAGAATGCGACGTCCTGCTGGAATCCGGCGCGATGGGCCGTGCTGCCGTACCATCCGGTGCATCTACTGGCTCCCGGGAAGCCATCGAGCTGCGGGACGGGGATAAATCCCGGTATCTGGGCAAGGGCGTGCTGCGTGCCGTCGAACACATCAACACCGAGATCTCCGAGGCGCTGATGGGCTTGGATGCCCAGGAACAGACCTTTATCGATCGCACCTTGATCGATCTGGATGGCACGGACGATAAAAGCCGCCTGGGCGCCAATGCCATTTTGGCGGCCAGTATGGCGGTGGCCAAGGCTGCTGCAGATGACGCCGGCCTGTCTCTGTATCGCTATTTTGGCGGCAGCGGCCCCATGCAAATGCCTGTGCCCATGATGAACGTCATTAATGGCGGGGCGCACGCCAACAACACCCTGGACCTGCAGGAATTCATGATTCTGCCGGTCGGGGCGTCCAGCTTCCGCGAAGCGCTGCGCATGGGGGCCGAAATCTTCCATGCCCTGAAAAAAATCATTGCCGATCAAGGCATGTCTACTGCGGTGGGCGACGAGGGTGGCTTTGCCCCCAATGTGGCCAACCACGAGGCCGCCATCGAACTCATTCTGCAGGCCATTGCCGAAGCTGGCTACGAGGCCGGAACGCAGGTGGTGCTGGGCCTGGATTGCGCCAGCTCCGAATTCTATCGCGATGGCAAATACCACCTGGCAGGCGAGGGCGGTATTGCGCTTAGTTCACAGGATTTTGCCAATCTGCTGGCTTCCTGGTGCGATAAATATCCCATCGTCTCCATCGAAGACGGCATGGCCGAGGACGATTGGGAAGGCTGGCGCATCCTGACCGAACAGCTGGGTAAAAAAGTCCAGTTGGTGGGGGATGATCTGTTCGTCACCAACACCAAGATCCTGAAGAAGGGCATCGATCAGGGGATTGCCAATTCCATCCTGATCAAGATCAATCAGATCGGCACCCTGACCGAAACCTTCGCGGCCATCGAAATGGCCAAGCGCGCTGGCTATACCGCTGTGATTTCACATCGCTCCGGCGAAACCGAAGACTCCACCATTGCGGATATTGCCGTGGCCACCAATGCCATGCAGATCAAGACCGGCTCGCTGTCGCGCTCGGATCGGATGGCAAAATACAATCAGTTGCTGCGCATCGAGGAAGAACTCGCCGAGGTCGCGTCCTATCCTGGGGTGTCGGCTTTCTATAACCTGCGTTAATCCCTATCGCCGATGCGGTTGCTCGTCCTGGCCTTGCTGGCCCTTACCCTGATCACACAATACCCTTTGTGGTGGGGCAAGGGCGGCTGGCTGCGACTGCGCAGCCTGCAGGCCCAGGTGCAGGTCGAGACCGCCAACAATCAGGCCCTGACAGCCCGCAATAACGCCTTGCTGGCCGAGGTGCAGGATCTGAAAACCGGGATTTCTGCGGTCGAAGAACGCGCCCGCCAAGAACTCAATATGATTCGCGAGGGCGAATATCTGGTCCAGATCCTGCCGGATCAACCCGCCTCACGCTAAGCGCTTTGGCCGGATGCTACGCATCTGGTCTATGGCCCGCACAATAGCGGGTCTTCAGGGCTGTTCAGGCCAGTTTCTATATGATTGATGTCTTCAGCCACGTCCGGATTTGCGGACGTGCTGTCTGTTGCTGCGTCTTTGCTGGGCTCCGCTCCTGTCGTCAAGGCTATGGCCTCAGGTGCGCCTGTCGCCGTGGCGTAGCGGATGCGGCCATCGGCCAGCGCCGGCCAGTCTGCCGGGTGGGATTGCATGACCATGCGCACTTGGCGGCGTATCGGTAGATAGCCTTGCGTCATCATCTGTTGGCCGACGGGATCGTGATTCAAGGGGGCCAGTCCTTGCAGGATGGCCGCGATGCCGGGCACCATGGGGCGCTGAGGCCACCATAGATTGATGACCAGCGTGTTCGCCTCGTGGATATTCAGGCCGGACTGCGGGCCACGTCCTTGCGGCCAACCCTGGGCCTGGCGCTGGGCGTGTTGCTGGGCCTGATAGTCGTTGCGGATCAAGGCTTGTCCAAGGGGTTGGCGGGTGCCCACGACGTCCGGGTCGGCATGGTCCTGGAAGGCAGCCGGATTAGGTTGCACGATATGCATGATCCACGAAGTGCCCAAGGCCTGGCGCCGTGCAGCCAGCGCCTGCTGGATGGTGTCCGGTTGGATATACAGCTGCCGCAGGCCGGATTCAAAGGCGCTGGCGATGGCCTGAGGGTTGGCCTGCCGGGTTGCGCCGACCCGGGCGGCGTCTGTCAAGATCAGGCTGATGGCCTGTCGCAGATGCATCCAGTGGGCCAGTTCAACGCCCCCCATGCCGAGGGCCAGCAAGGGCGGCAGGGCCAGCAGCAGCCCCACCATGCCGGCACCGGCTTGTCTTGATTTGTTTGTATTCATCCGGCGCCCCTGGTGATGGCCCGTGCTTGGTCAACGGGTTCTCAAGTATCTCCGGGCATGCGGTGGGGCGCTATGGTGGCAAGCCCTCTGGGATGAATCGGTGTCTTGGGGCTTGTATTTTCAGTGTATGGAATCAGACCCAGGGGCGTGTTGCTGGTCTGATTCGTCCAGAAACAGAGAGGCGCAGTCGATGGGATCGAACTCGTAGGGCTTACCGCAGAAATTACAGTCAATATGGACGTGGTTTTGTTCGGCCAGGATAGACTGGATTTCTGTCTGGCCCAGCGTGCGCAGCATGCTGGCGACGCGTTCGCGGGTGCAGGGGCAATGCCAGCGTACGCTTTGTTCGGGAAAGGCCAGCAGATCGTCTTCCCAGAATAGTTTATGCATCAGGGTGTCGGGGCTGTCCGAGAGCAGCTCGGCAGGCTTCAGGGTGTTGGCCATGGTCTCGCAATGAGACCAACTGGTGTCGTCGCCGGGCATGATGGGCTGGCCATCCGGCGCCGTGGCCCCCGGCATGCGTTGTAGTAATAGCCCGGTGCAG
The nucleotide sequence above comes from Castellaniella sp.. Encoded proteins:
- the eno gene encoding phosphopyruvate hydratase; protein product: MSAIVDIIGREILDSRGNPTVECDVLLESGAMGRAAVPSGASTGSREAIELRDGDKSRYLGKGVLRAVEHINTEISEALMGLDAQEQTFIDRTLIDLDGTDDKSRLGANAILAASMAVAKAAADDAGLSLYRYFGGSGPMQMPVPMMNVINGGAHANNTLDLQEFMILPVGASSFREALRMGAEIFHALKKIIADQGMSTAVGDEGGFAPNVANHEAAIELILQAIAEAGYEAGTQVVLGLDCASSEFYRDGKYHLAGEGGIALSSQDFANLLASWCDKYPIVSIEDGMAEDDWEGWRILTEQLGKKVQLVGDDLFVTNTKILKKGIDQGIANSILIKINQIGTLTETFAAIEMAKRAGYTAVISHRSGETEDSTIADIAVATNAMQIKTGSLSRSDRMAKYNQLLRIEEELAEVASYPGVSAFYNLR
- the ftsB gene encoding cell division protein FtsB, giving the protein MRLLVLALLALTLITQYPLWWGKGGWLRLRSLQAQVQVETANNQALTARNNALLAEVQDLKTGISAVEERARQELNMIREGEYLVQILPDQPASR